In one window of Pseudomonas benzenivorans DNA:
- a CDS encoding RNA polymerase factor sigma-54, producing the protein MKPSLVLKMGQQLTMTPQLQQAIRLLQLSTLDLQQEIQEALESNPMLERQEDGDDFDNSDPMADGADTPSSADKQEESYQEAGYQESTQSVDNLEDGEWNERIPNELPVDTAWEDVYQTSASSLPSNDDDEWDFTTRTSSGESLQSHLLWQLNLAPMSDKDRLIATTLIDCINEQGYLEESLEEVVEAFDPELDIELDEVEAVLHRIQQFEPAGVAARDLRECLLLQLRQLPAKTPWLSEAQRLASDYLDLLGSRDYSQLMRRTKLKEDELRQVIELIQSLNPRPGSQIQSGEPEYVVPDVIVRKHNERWLVELNQEAMPRLRVNPQYAGFVKRADSSADNTFMRNQLQEARWFIKSLQSRNETLMKVATQIVEHQRGFLDYGDEAMKPLVLHDIAEAVGMHESTISRVTTQKFMHTPRGIYELKYFFSSHVSTAEGGECSSTAIRAIIKKLVAAENAKKPLSDSKIAGLLEAQGIQVARRTVAKYRESLGIAPSSERKRLV; encoded by the coding sequence ATGAAACCATCGCTAGTCCTGAAAATGGGCCAGCAGCTGACGATGACCCCGCAGCTGCAACAGGCCATTCGCCTACTTCAACTGTCTACCCTGGATCTGCAACAGGAGATCCAAGAGGCCCTGGAGTCCAACCCGATGCTCGAGCGCCAGGAAGACGGCGACGACTTCGACAACTCCGACCCCATGGCCGACGGCGCCGACACCCCATCCTCCGCCGACAAGCAAGAAGAGTCCTATCAGGAAGCCGGCTATCAGGAAAGCACGCAGAGCGTGGACAACCTGGAAGACGGCGAGTGGAATGAGCGCATCCCCAACGAACTACCGGTCGACACCGCCTGGGAGGACGTCTACCAGACCAGCGCCAGCAGCCTGCCGAGCAACGATGACGACGAGTGGGACTTCACCACCCGCACCTCCAGCGGTGAGAGCCTGCAGAGCCACCTGCTCTGGCAACTCAACCTGGCGCCGATGTCCGACAAGGACCGCCTGATCGCCACCACCCTGATCGACTGCATCAACGAGCAGGGCTACCTGGAAGAGAGCCTGGAGGAAGTGGTCGAGGCCTTCGACCCGGAGCTGGACATCGAACTGGACGAGGTCGAGGCGGTACTGCACCGCATCCAGCAGTTCGAACCGGCCGGCGTCGCCGCCCGCGACCTGCGCGAATGCCTGCTGCTGCAGCTGCGCCAACTCCCCGCCAAGACCCCCTGGCTGAGCGAGGCCCAGCGCCTGGCAAGCGACTACCTCGACCTGCTCGGCAGCCGCGACTACAGCCAGCTGATGCGCCGCACCAAGCTCAAGGAAGACGAGCTGCGCCAGGTCATCGAACTGATCCAGAGCCTCAACCCGCGGCCCGGCTCGCAGATCCAGTCCGGCGAGCCGGAGTACGTGGTGCCCGACGTCATCGTACGCAAGCACAACGAGCGCTGGCTGGTGGAGCTGAATCAGGAAGCCATGCCCCGCCTGCGGGTCAACCCGCAGTACGCCGGCTTCGTCAAACGCGCCGACTCCAGCGCCGACAACACCTTCATGCGCAACCAGTTGCAGGAGGCGCGCTGGTTCATCAAGAGCCTGCAGAGCCGCAACGAGACCCTGATGAAGGTCGCCACCCAGATCGTCGAACACCAGCGCGGCTTCCTCGACTACGGCGACGAGGCGATGAAGCCGCTGGTGCTGCACGACATCGCCGAAGCCGTGGGCATGCACGAGTCGACCATCTCGCGGGTCACCACGCAGAAATTCATGCACACCCCGCGCGGCATCTACGAACTGAAATACTTCTTCTCCAGCCACGTCAGCACCGCCGAAGGGGGCGAATGCTCATCCACCGCCATCCGCGCGATCATCAAGAAACTGGTGGCCGCGGAAAATGCAAAAAAGCCGTTGAGCGACAGCAAGATCGCTGGTTTACTGGAGGCACAGGGCATTCAAGTGGCCCGCCGTACGGTCGCCAAATACCGTGAGTCCCTCGGTATAGCGCCCTCCAGTGAGCGCAAGCGGTTGGTGTAA
- the hpf gene encoding ribosome hibernation-promoting factor, HPF/YfiA family has protein sequence MQVNISGHQLDVTDALRDYIDEKLNRLERHFDKITNVQVTMEVEKLKQKIEATLHIAGGEVVANAEHDDMYAAIDLLTDKLDRQLIKHKEKQLERQQGAMAR, from the coding sequence ATGCAAGTCAACATCAGTGGACATCAGCTGGATGTGACCGACGCCCTGCGCGACTACATCGACGAGAAACTCAATCGACTGGAGCGCCATTTCGACAAGATCACCAACGTGCAGGTCACCATGGAGGTCGAGAAGCTTAAGCAGAAGATCGAAGCGACCCTGCACATCGCCGGCGGCGAAGTGGTCGCCAACGCCGAGCATGACGACATGTACGCCGCCATCGACCTGCTCACCGACAAACTCGACCGACAACTCATCAAGCACAAGGAAAAGCAGCTCGAACGCCAGCAGGGCGCCATGGCCCGCTGA
- the rapZ gene encoding RNase adapter RapZ yields MRLIIVSGRSGSGKSTALDVLEDNGFYCIDNLPAGLLPELAERALLHTELLHPQVAVSIDARNLPSQLKRFPELLAEVRSRHIQCDVLYLDADEETLLKRFSETRRRHPLTNAQRSLAEAIADESQLLGPIIDLADLKVDTTHLNLYQLRDSLKLRLLNQPEPGTAFLVESFGFKRGMPVDADLVFDVRCLPNPYWKPDLRDYSGLDQPVAEYLAAQADVEEMFQDILAYLNKWLPRFAASNRAYVTVAIGCTGGHHRSVYLANRLGDTLKPTLKNVQVRHRDLS; encoded by the coding sequence ATGCGCCTGATCATCGTCAGCGGTCGCTCCGGCTCCGGCAAAAGCACCGCCCTCGATGTCCTCGAGGACAACGGCTTCTATTGCATCGACAACCTCCCCGCCGGCCTGCTCCCGGAACTGGCCGAGCGCGCCCTGCTGCACACCGAGCTGCTGCATCCCCAGGTGGCGGTCTCCATCGATGCCCGCAACCTGCCCAGCCAGCTCAAGCGCTTCCCCGAACTGCTCGCCGAAGTCCGCAGCCGCCATATCCAGTGCGACGTGCTCTACCTGGATGCCGACGAGGAGACCCTGCTCAAGCGCTTCTCCGAGACGCGCCGGCGCCACCCCCTGACCAACGCGCAGCGCTCGCTGGCCGAGGCCATCGCCGACGAGAGCCAGCTGCTCGGGCCGATCATCGACCTGGCCGACCTGAAGGTCGACACCACCCACCTCAACCTCTACCAGTTGCGCGACAGCCTCAAGCTGCGCCTGCTCAACCAACCGGAACCGGGCACCGCCTTCCTGGTCGAGTCCTTCGGTTTCAAGCGCGGCATGCCGGTGGATGCCGACCTGGTGTTCGACGTGCGCTGCCTGCCCAACCCCTACTGGAAGCCCGACCTGCGCGACTATTCCGGCCTCGACCAGCCGGTGGCCGAGTACCTGGCGGCCCAGGCCGATGTCGAGGAGATGTTCCAGGACATCCTCGCCTACCTGAACAAATGGCTGCCGCGCTTCGCCGCCAGCAACCGCGCCTATGTCACGGTGGCCATCGGCTGCACCGGCGGCCACCACCGCTCGGTGTACCTGGCCAATCGCCTGGGTGATACCCTGAAGCCCACCTTGAAGAACGTTCAGGTTCGCCACCGCGACCTCAGCTAA
- the ptsN gene encoding PTS IIA-like nitrogen regulatory protein PtsN — protein MIRLENILTPGRSLVNVPGGSKKRVLEQIANLVARELPELDGQDIFESLIAREKLGSTGFGNGIAIPHCRLPGCSAPISALLRLDAPVDFDAIDGAPVDLLFVLLVPEAATDEHLELLRQIASMLDRSDVRERLRQAQGSDSLYQVVVDIQSSR, from the coding sequence ATGATCCGACTCGAAAACATCCTGACCCCCGGCCGTTCCCTGGTGAACGTGCCGGGCGGCAGTAAGAAGCGCGTACTCGAACAGATTGCCAACCTGGTGGCACGCGAGCTGCCCGAGCTGGACGGCCAGGACATCTTCGAAAGCCTGATCGCCCGCGAAAAGCTCGGCTCCACCGGCTTCGGCAACGGCATCGCCATCCCGCACTGCCGCCTGCCCGGCTGCAGCGCGCCGATCAGCGCTCTGCTGCGCCTGGATGCGCCGGTCGACTTCGACGCCATCGACGGCGCTCCGGTCGACCTGCTGTTCGTCCTGCTGGTACCCGAGGCGGCCACCGACGAGCACCTGGAACTGCTGCGCCAGATCGCCAGCATGCTCGACCGCAGCGACGTGCGCGAGCGCCTGCGTCAAGCACAAGGCAGCGACTCCCTGTATCAGGTCGTGGTGGACATACAAAGCAGCCGTTAG
- the tldD gene encoding metalloprotease TldD has translation MSQMLMSVSEHLLSPGGLSLDHLPRVLGELAGPGIDAADLYFQSQVSETWVLEDGIVKEGSFNLDQGVGVRAQSGEKTGFAYSNAITPEALGQAAGAARSIARAGQQGRVLAFSNPLVSALYAPDNPLDVIDRAQKVELLQRIDQATRALDPRIKQVTVSLAGVWDRVLVAASDGSLGSDVRPLVRFNVSVIVEQNGRRERGGHGGGGRTDYRYFLAEDRAMGYAREALRQALVNLEAVAAPAGSMPVVMGAGWSGVLLHEAVGHGLEGDFNRKGSSAYSGRLGEKVASSLCTIVDDGTLAERRGSLSMDDEGTPTECTTLIENGVLKGYMQDKLNARLMGVACTGNGRRESYAHLPMPRMTNTYMLAGESDPEEIIRSVKKGIYCANLGGGQVDITSGKFVFSTSEAYLIEDGRITAPVKGATLIGNGPEAMSRVSMVGNDLALDSGVGTCGKDGQSVPVGVGQPTLRIDAITVGGTGA, from the coding sequence ATGAGCCAGATGTTGATGTCCGTCAGCGAGCACCTGTTGTCCCCAGGCGGCCTGAGCCTCGACCACCTGCCCAGGGTGCTGGGCGAGCTGGCCGGCCCGGGTATCGACGCCGCCGACCTGTATTTCCAGAGCCAGGTCTCCGAAACCTGGGTGCTGGAGGATGGCATCGTCAAGGAGGGCAGTTTCAACCTCGACCAGGGTGTCGGCGTGCGCGCCCAGTCCGGCGAGAAGACCGGTTTCGCCTACAGCAATGCGATCACGCCCGAGGCACTGGGCCAGGCCGCGGGCGCGGCCCGCTCGATCGCCCGGGCCGGTCAGCAGGGCCGGGTGCTGGCCTTCAGCAATCCACTGGTCAGTGCCCTGTATGCCCCGGACAACCCGCTGGACGTGATCGACCGGGCGCAGAAGGTCGAGCTGCTCCAGCGCATCGACCAGGCCACCCGTGCCCTCGACCCGCGCATCAAGCAGGTCACGGTGAGCCTGGCCGGGGTCTGGGACCGGGTGCTGGTGGCGGCCAGCGACGGCAGCCTGGGCAGCGATGTGCGTCCGCTGGTGCGTTTCAATGTCAGCGTCATCGTCGAGCAGAACGGCCGCCGCGAGCGCGGCGGCCACGGCGGCGGCGGGCGCACCGATTACCGCTATTTCCTCGCCGAGGACCGGGCCATGGGCTACGCCCGCGAGGCGTTGCGCCAGGCCCTGGTCAACCTCGAGGCGGTCGCCGCGCCGGCCGGCAGCATGCCGGTGGTGATGGGGGCCGGCTGGTCCGGGGTGCTGCTGCACGAGGCGGTCGGCCATGGCCTGGAGGGCGACTTCAACCGCAAGGGCAGCTCCGCCTACAGCGGCCGCCTGGGCGAGAAGGTCGCCTCCAGCCTATGCACCATCGTCGACGACGGTACCCTGGCCGAGCGCCGCGGCTCCCTGAGCATGGACGACGAGGGCACGCCCACCGAATGCACCACGCTGATCGAGAACGGCGTGCTCAAGGGCTATATGCAGGACAAGCTGAACGCTCGCCTGATGGGCGTGGCCTGCACCGGCAACGGCCGTCGCGAGTCCTACGCGCACCTGCCGATGCCGCGCATGACCAACACTTACATGCTGGCCGGCGAGAGCGACCCGGAGGAGATCATCCGCTCGGTGAAGAAGGGCATCTACTGTGCCAACCTCGGCGGCGGCCAGGTCGACATCACCAGCGGCAAGTTCGTCTTCTCCACCAGCGAGGCCTACCTGATCGAGGACGGCAGGATCACCGCGCCGGTCAAGGGCGCCACCCTGATCGGCAACGGCCCGGAAGCCATGAGCCGGGTGTCGATGGTCGGCAACGACCTGGCCCTGGACAGCGGCGTCGGCACCTGTGGCAAGGACGGCCAGTCGGTGCCGGTGGGCGTCGGCCAGCCGACCCTGAGGATCGATGCGATCACCGTAGGTGGCACGGGGGCGTAG
- the lptA gene encoding lipopolysaccharide transport periplasmic protein LptA → MRFVKTLPLLLSLSAALGSACAWALPSDREQPIRVQADSAELDDKQGVAVYRGDVIITQGTLKITGDTVTITQNAQGEIEIFTSVGKPAYYEQKPAADKQIVQAYGLTIQYFAASERIVLIDQAKVIQEGNTFEGEKIVYDTRRQIVNAGRATGAQVSTPRPRIDMVIQPKNKPADQQAQ, encoded by the coding sequence ATGAGGTTCGTTAAAACCCTCCCCCTTCTGCTCAGTTTGAGCGCCGCGCTCGGAAGCGCCTGCGCCTGGGCACTGCCATCGGATCGCGAACAGCCGATCCGCGTGCAAGCCGACAGCGCCGAGCTGGACGACAAACAAGGCGTAGCGGTCTACCGCGGCGACGTCATCATCACCCAGGGCACCCTGAAGATCACCGGCGACACCGTGACCATCACCCAGAATGCCCAGGGCGAGATCGAGATCTTCACCTCGGTAGGCAAGCCCGCCTATTACGAGCAGAAGCCGGCCGCGGACAAGCAGATCGTCCAGGCCTACGGCCTGACCATCCAGTACTTCGCCGCCAGCGAACGCATCGTGCTGATCGACCAGGCCAAGGTGATCCAGGAAGGCAACACCTTCGAAGGCGAGAAGATCGTCTACGACACCCGACGCCAGATCGTCAACGCCGGCCGCGCCACCGGCGCCCAGGTGTCCACGCCGCGACCGCGTATCGATATGGTGATTCAGCCGAAGAACAAACCAGCCGACCAGCAGGCGCAGTGA
- a CDS encoding KpsF/GutQ family sugar-phosphate isomerase: MNQPNELIKSAQRTIRLELEAVEELLQRIDGDFVRACELILASKGRVVVVGMGKSGHIGSKIAATLASTGTTAFFVHPAEASHGDMGMITRDDVVLALSNSGSTAEIVTLLPLIKRLGIRLISMTGNPDSPLAKAAEVNLDARVPKEACPLNLAPTSSTTASLVLGDALAIALLEARGFTAEDFAFSHPGGALGRRLLLKVENVMHAGASLPQVQRGTSLREALLEMTQKGLGMTVVLEADGRLAGIFTDGDLRRTLDRGLDVREARIDEVMTAHGKTARPDMLAAEALKIMEDHKINALVVVDTDDRPIGALNMHDLLRAGVM, from the coding sequence ATGAATCAACCCAATGAGCTGATCAAGTCCGCCCAGCGGACCATCCGCCTCGAGCTCGAGGCGGTCGAAGAGCTGCTGCAACGGATCGACGGCGATTTCGTTCGCGCCTGCGAGCTCATCCTGGCCAGCAAGGGCCGGGTGGTGGTGGTCGGCATGGGCAAGTCCGGGCATATCGGCAGCAAGATCGCCGCGACCCTTGCCAGCACCGGCACCACCGCCTTCTTCGTGCACCCGGCCGAAGCCAGCCACGGCGACATGGGCATGATCACCCGCGACGACGTGGTGCTGGCCCTGTCGAACTCGGGCTCGACCGCGGAGATCGTCACCCTGCTGCCGCTGATCAAGCGCCTGGGCATCCGTCTGATCAGCATGACCGGCAATCCCGACTCGCCGCTGGCCAAGGCCGCCGAGGTCAACCTGGACGCCCGCGTGCCGAAGGAAGCCTGCCCGCTGAACCTGGCACCGACCTCCTCCACCACCGCCTCCCTGGTGCTCGGCGACGCCCTGGCCATCGCCCTGCTGGAGGCCCGCGGTTTCACCGCCGAGGACTTCGCCTTCTCCCATCCGGGCGGCGCTCTCGGCCGGCGCCTGCTGCTCAAGGTGGAGAACGTGATGCACGCCGGCGCCAGCCTGCCCCAGGTGCAACGCGGCACCTCGCTACGCGAGGCCCTGCTGGAGATGACCCAGAAAGGCCTGGGCATGACCGTGGTGCTGGAGGCGGACGGCCGCCTCGCCGGCATCTTCACCGACGGCGACCTGCGCCGCACCCTGGATCGCGGCCTCGACGTGCGTGAGGCGCGGATCGACGAAGTGATGACCGCCCACGGCAAGACCGCCCGCCCGGACATGCTCGCCGCCGAGGCCCTGAAGATCATGGAAGACCACAAGATCAACGCCCTGGTGGTGGTCGACACCGACGACCGCCCCATTGGCGCCCTGAACATGCACGACCTGCTGCGTGCCGGAGTGATGTGA
- a CDS encoding KdsC family phosphatase has protein sequence MNPELQQRAQAVKLAIFDVDGVLTDGKLYFLVDGSEFKTFNTLDGHGIKMLIASGVRTAIISGRKTPVVERRAQNLGIQHLYQGREDKLVVLDELLGELGLSYEQVAYLGDDLPDLPVIRRVGLGMAVASADGFVRQHAHGVTQARGGEGAAREFCELIMRAQGSLDAAQAAYL, from the coding sequence ATGAATCCCGAACTGCAGCAACGCGCCCAGGCGGTGAAACTGGCGATCTTCGACGTGGACGGCGTGCTCACCGACGGCAAGCTGTACTTCCTGGTCGACGGCAGCGAGTTCAAGACCTTCAACACCCTGGACGGCCATGGCATCAAGATGCTCATCGCCTCGGGCGTACGCACCGCCATCATCAGCGGCCGCAAGACCCCGGTAGTCGAGCGCCGCGCGCAGAACCTCGGCATCCAGCACCTGTACCAGGGCCGCGAGGACAAACTGGTGGTGCTCGACGAGCTTCTCGGCGAACTCGGCCTAAGCTATGAACAGGTCGCCTACCTCGGCGACGACCTGCCCGACCTGCCGGTGATCCGCCGGGTCGGCCTGGGCATGGCAGTGGCCAGCGCCGACGGCTTCGTCCGTCAACACGCCCACGGCGTGACCCAGGCCCGCGGCGGAGAAGGCGCCGCCCGCGAATTCTGCGAGCTGATCATGCGCGCCCAGGGCAGCCTCGACGCCGCCCAAGCCGCCTATCTATAG
- the lptB gene encoding LPS export ABC transporter ATP-binding protein — protein MATLKAQHLAKSYKGRQVVRDVSLSIDSGQIVGLLGPNGAGKTTCFYMIVGLVRADQGRVLIDELDVSHQPMHGRARAGIGYLPQEASIFRKLSVADNIMAILETRKELDRAARRQELESLLQEFHISHIRDNLGMSLSGGERRRVEIARALATAPKFILLDEPFAGVDPISVGDIKQIIHHLKSKGIGVLITDHNVRETLDICETAYIVNDGQLIAEGNADAILANQMVKEVYLGHEFRL, from the coding sequence ATGGCCACATTGAAAGCCCAGCACCTGGCCAAGAGCTACAAGGGTCGCCAGGTCGTCCGCGACGTCAGCCTGAGCATCGACAGCGGACAGATCGTCGGCCTGCTCGGCCCCAACGGCGCCGGCAAGACCACCTGCTTCTACATGATCGTCGGCCTGGTCCGGGCCGACCAGGGCCGGGTACTGATCGACGAGCTCGACGTCAGCCACCAGCCCATGCATGGTCGCGCCCGCGCCGGCATCGGCTACCTGCCGCAGGAGGCCTCGATCTTTCGCAAGCTCAGCGTGGCCGACAACATCATGGCCATCCTCGAGACGCGCAAGGAACTCGATCGCGCCGCGCGGCGCCAGGAGCTGGAAAGCCTGCTGCAGGAATTCCACATCAGCCATATCCGCGACAACCTCGGCATGAGCCTGTCCGGCGGCGAGCGCCGCCGCGTGGAAATCGCCCGCGCCCTGGCCACCGCCCCCAAGTTCATTCTGCTCGACGAACCCTTCGCCGGGGTCGACCCGATCTCGGTCGGCGATATCAAGCAGATCATCCACCACCTCAAGTCCAAGGGCATCGGCGTACTGATCACCGACCACAACGTCCGCGAGACCCTGGACATCTGCGAAACGGCCTACATTGTCAACGACGGCCAGCTGATCGCCGAAGGCAACGCCGACGCCATCCTGGCCAACCAGATGGTCAAAGAAGTCTACCTGGGCCACGAGTTCCGCCTGTAA
- the yjgA gene encoding ribosome biogenesis factor YjgA gives MPEYLDDFSGEKSKSQVKRELHALQDLGQRLTTLKPDLLNKLPLTDALRRALAEAPKHTANVAKKRHIQFIGKLMREQDIDAITHLLDQLDASTRQYNERFHNLERWRDRLLGGSDETLEAFVGDYPQADRQHLRQLIRQAQHEAAQNKAPAAARKIFKYIRELDESQRGLR, from the coding sequence ATGCCCGAATACCTTGACGACTTCTCCGGCGAGAAGAGCAAATCCCAGGTCAAACGCGAGCTGCATGCCCTGCAAGACCTGGGGCAGCGCCTGACCACCTTAAAGCCCGACCTGCTGAACAAGCTACCCCTGACCGATGCCCTGCGCCGCGCCCTGGCCGAGGCGCCGAAACACACGGCCAATGTGGCGAAGAAGCGCCATATCCAGTTCATCGGCAAGCTGATGCGCGAGCAGGACATCGACGCCATCACCCACCTGCTCGATCAGCTGGACGCCTCCACGCGCCAGTACAACGAACGCTTCCACAACCTGGAACGCTGGCGCGACCGCCTGCTGGGCGGCAGCGACGAGACCCTGGAAGCCTTCGTCGGCGACTACCCCCAGGCCGATCGCCAGCACCTGCGCCAGCTGATCCGTCAGGCCCAGCACGAAGCGGCGCAGAACAAGGCGCCGGCCGCCGCACGCAAGATCTTCAAGTACATCCGCGAACTGGACGAAAGCCAGCGCGGGCTGCGTTAA
- the lptC gene encoding LPS export ABC transporter periplasmic protein LptC yields MLRKLLNLTLFAVAAALLAAVGYWNISPESFSDRPARAGTDNTIDFYVIGANTLQYQADGKLHYEMTTSKLEHIKATDITLLSEPNLHLYRGTQYPWKVRSVRGEVAPEGKEVELIDQVRVERTDAKGRPTILTTSRLTVFPEKEYAQTQQAVRIDAANGVTTAQGMKAYLNDGRMLLQSNVRGQHEVR; encoded by the coding sequence ATGCTGCGCAAACTGCTGAACCTCACCCTGTTCGCCGTCGCCGCCGCCCTGCTGGCCGCCGTCGGCTACTGGAACATCAGCCCCGAGAGCTTCTCCGACAGACCGGCACGGGCCGGCACGGACAACACCATCGATTTCTACGTGATCGGCGCCAACACCCTGCAGTACCAGGCCGACGGCAAGCTGCACTACGAGATGACCACCAGCAAGCTGGAACACATCAAGGCGACCGATATCACCCTGCTGAGCGAGCCTAACCTGCACCTCTATCGTGGTACTCAATACCCCTGGAAGGTCCGCAGCGTGCGCGGCGAGGTCGCCCCCGAGGGCAAGGAAGTCGAGTTGATCGACCAGGTGCGAGTCGAGCGCACCGACGCCAAGGGCCGTCCGACCATCCTCACCACCAGCCGCCTGACCGTATTCCCGGAGAAGGAATATGCGCAGACCCAGCAAGCCGTTAGAATCGACGCGGCCAATGGGGTGACCACGGCGCAAGGAATGAAAGCGTACTTGAACGACGGCAGGATGCTCCTGCAGTCCAACGTAAGAGGCCAGCATGAGGTTCGTTAA
- the pmbA gene encoding metalloprotease PmbA: MSAVEGVGPAAVPQLQAQVEQIIAEAKRQGASACEVAVSVEQGLSTSVRRGEVETVEFNRDQGFGITLYVGQRKGSASTSASGEAAIRETVAAALAIAKHASEDECAGLADAALMARELPQLDLYHAWAISPEQAIEQALRCEAAAFAEDPRIKNADGTTLNTHQGCRVYGNSHGFVGGYASTRHSLSCVMIAEEGGQMQRDYWYDVNRQGELLTDAADIGRRAAQRTVSRLGARPVPTCEVPVLFSAESATGLFGHFLSAISGGNLYRQSSFLEGALGQQLFPEWLKLDERPHIPRALGSAAFDGDGLATYAKSFVEGGELLSYVLGTYSGRKLGMPSTANAGGVYNLFVSHGDEDQQALLKRMGRGLLVTELMGHGLNLVTGDYSRGAGGYWVENGEIQFPVQEVTIAGNLRDMFRQIVAVGSDLELRSNIRTGSVLIERMTVAGS, from the coding sequence ATGAGTGCAGTAGAAGGGGTCGGCCCCGCCGCCGTGCCGCAGTTGCAGGCCCAGGTCGAGCAGATCATAGCCGAGGCCAAACGGCAGGGCGCCAGCGCCTGCGAGGTGGCCGTATCGGTGGAGCAGGGGCTGTCCACCAGCGTGCGTCGCGGCGAGGTGGAGACGGTCGAGTTCAACCGCGACCAGGGCTTCGGCATTACCCTCTATGTCGGCCAGCGCAAGGGCTCGGCCAGTACCTCGGCCAGCGGCGAGGCGGCCATTCGCGAGACCGTGGCGGCGGCCCTGGCCATCGCCAAGCATGCCTCCGAAGACGAGTGCGCCGGGTTGGCCGATGCCGCGCTGATGGCCCGTGAGCTGCCGCAACTGGACCTCTATCACGCCTGGGCGATCAGTCCGGAGCAGGCCATCGAGCAGGCGCTGCGCTGCGAGGCGGCGGCCTTCGCCGAGGATCCGCGGATCAAGAATGCCGATGGCACCACCCTCAATACCCATCAGGGTTGCCGGGTGTACGGCAACAGTCATGGTTTCGTCGGCGGCTACGCCAGCACCCGGCACAGCCTGAGCTGCGTGATGATCGCCGAGGAGGGCGGGCAGATGCAGCGCGACTACTGGTACGACGTCAATCGCCAGGGCGAGTTGCTGACCGATGCCGCCGATATCGGTCGCCGCGCCGCGCAGCGTACAGTCAGTCGCCTGGGCGCGCGGCCGGTGCCGACCTGCGAGGTGCCGGTGCTGTTCTCCGCCGAGTCGGCCACCGGGCTGTTCGGCCATTTCCTGTCGGCGATTTCCGGCGGCAACCTCTATCGCCAGTCGTCCTTCCTCGAAGGCGCCTTGGGGCAGCAGCTGTTCCCCGAGTGGCTCAAGCTCGACGAGCGTCCGCACATCCCGCGTGCTCTGGGCAGCGCGGCGTTCGACGGCGACGGCCTGGCGACCTACGCGAAGTCCTTCGTCGAGGGCGGTGAGCTGCTGTCCTACGTGCTGGGCACCTATTCCGGACGCAAGCTGGGCATGCCCAGCACGGCCAACGCCGGTGGCGTGTACAACCTGTTCGTCAGCCACGGCGACGAGGACCAGCAGGCGCTCCTCAAGCGCATGGGCCGTGGCCTGTTGGTCACCGAGCTGATGGGGCACGGCCTGAACCTGGTCACCGGCGACTACTCGCGTGGCGCCGGCGGCTACTGGGTGGAGAATGGCGAGATCCAGTTCCCGGTGCAGGAAGTGACCATCGCCGGCAACCTGCGCGACATGTTCAGGCAGATAGTCGCGGTGGGCAGCGATCTGGAGCTGCGCAGCAATATCCGCACCGGCTCGGTGCTGATCGAGCGCATGACGGTGGCCGGCAGCTGA
- a CDS encoding HPr family phosphocarrier protein, protein MPSREITIINKLGLHARAAAKFVGVAGRYPCKVKVGRAPESLVDGKSIMAVMMLAAGKGTPIHLHTEGEQDHDALEALVELINNYFDEGE, encoded by the coding sequence ATGCCCTCCCGCGAAATCACCATCATCAACAAGCTGGGCCTGCACGCGCGTGCCGCGGCCAAGTTTGTCGGCGTGGCCGGCCGCTATCCCTGCAAGGTCAAGGTCGGCCGCGCCCCGGAGAGCCTGGTGGACGGCAAGAGCATCATGGCGGTGATGATGCTGGCCGCCGGCAAGGGTACGCCGATCCACCTGCACACCGAAGGCGAGCAGGATCACGATGCCCTGGAGGCGCTGGTCGAACTGATCAACAACTACTTCGACGAAGGCGAATAG